A genomic stretch from Candidatus Cloacimonadota bacterium includes:
- a CDS encoding KamA family radical SAM protein, with protein MTYWKREKDFITSVGELKQYMPLTQKDEIQLRKVVLRHPMRISKFYLSLIDFSKKDDPLKKMVVPTAAELDISGSYDTSDESKHTKLSGLQHKYKQTALILSTNRCASYCRFCFRKRLVGLDSTEIIKNFNHAVKYIQAHNEINNVLISGGDPLMLTTRVIKRFLELLSPIPHLEFIRFGTKVPVYYPKRLLENNALFDLLESYTHYKKQIYFVTQIDHPREITPELREIVQRLLKAGVIINNQTVFMRGVNDDPDVLAALMRKLVATGINPYYLFQCRPVKRVKRHFQIPLVKGYPIVEKAKAQLDGHSKRFRFVMSHKKGKIEIIGIKEDEMFFKFHQAKDERNAGRIFSHPLNPAATWLDDLNNPKNILWSTNDKRR; from the coding sequence ATGACCTATTGGAAAAGAGAGAAAGATTTTATTACATCTGTGGGTGAGTTGAAACAATATATGCCACTCACCCAGAAAGATGAAATCCAGCTCCGAAAGGTAGTGCTGCGCCATCCAATGCGTATCTCGAAATTTTATCTCTCTTTAATCGACTTCTCAAAAAAAGATGATCCGCTCAAAAAAATGGTCGTTCCAACTGCAGCAGAGTTGGACATATCCGGTTCTTACGATACAAGCGATGAGTCCAAACACACAAAACTGTCAGGTTTGCAGCATAAATATAAGCAAACAGCGCTGATCCTTTCTACGAACAGGTGTGCTTCCTATTGCAGGTTTTGTTTTCGTAAACGCCTTGTAGGATTGGATTCCACAGAGATCATCAAAAATTTCAACCATGCCGTGAAATACATTCAAGCTCACAATGAGATCAACAATGTACTCATCAGTGGGGGTGATCCACTTATGCTTACAACTCGTGTTATCAAAAGATTCCTTGAACTGCTTTCCCCAATCCCCCATCTCGAATTTATCCGCTTCGGCACAAAAGTACCGGTGTATTACCCAAAAAGACTTCTAGAAAATAATGCACTTTTTGATCTGCTCGAAAGTTACACTCATTATAAAAAACAAATATATTTTGTGACACAGATCGACCATCCTCGTGAGATCACCCCTGAACTCCGGGAGATCGTGCAAAGATTACTGAAAGCCGGTGTGATCATTAATAATCAAACCGTTTTCATGCGCGGTGTGAATGATGATCCTGATGTACTGGCAGCACTCATGAGAAAGCTCGTGGCAACAGGCATCAATCCGTACTACCTGTTCCAGTGCAGACCGGTCAAACGCGTGAAACGACATTTCCAGATACCACTTGTAAAGGGCTATCCGATAGTAGAAAAAGCAAAAGCACAATTGGACGGGCACAGCAAACGGTTCCGATTTGTTATGTCCCACAAAAAAGGCAAGATCGAGATCATCGGCATTAAGGAAGATGAGATGTTCTTCAAATTCCACCAGGCAAAAGATGAACGAAATGCTGGACGAATTTTTTCCCACCCTCTTAATCCTGCTGCCACATGGCTGGATGATCTGAATAATCCAAAAAATATATTATGGAGTACCAATGATAAACGAAGATGA